Part of the Rhizobium sp. N324 genome, TATGCCGAATAGCCAAGGCTGGAACCGTTGTGTCGAGCGGTCGAAACATCCTGTTGTGCAAACCGGGCTCCGGGCAACCTGGATAAAATTCACCGATCATGTAACCTTCCTGAATGAAGTCGGGCTTCAGCCGTTTTTGCAGTTGACCAATCCTGATGATCTCTCCTTCATCCTGTATTCCAGGAAGGGCAATGATAATGGCCTTATAGATCCAGTCGCCCGTTCGATCGTTGAAGGACTTTACGGGTTTCATCTGGCTGAAGACGGCGAGCATACGCGCCAAATCGTTTTCGATTTCGTCAACTGCAACAGCTTGCGACGCGGCAACCCGTAAAAGCCCCTTCGTCAGAGCCTCGGGAACGAAAGGGCAAACGCTCCCGTCCCGACCTAAATGAGGATGTGGATTGGAGAGGAATTCTGAGGCATACCGAGCAAATTTCTGAAGAGCTGCGTTTGCATACTCATCATAGGCGTTGTATCCCGCATCAATATTCTTTTCCAGAATTTCGCCCACTGTCATCAATGGACCAATCGTCCCGAAAGGTTGGCTGTAATCTTTCCAAATCTCTTTATTCATTTCGGATCCCTGGTTCGAAAAGCCACGTGCAAAACGGAAGGTCGGGCTCTTGCATGCCAGCTCGGGCGGCGGGCGAGCTGGTCGGGGGCCAATCAAGAGGCCGACCTTCCATCGGAAGCGAAGCTCCCGAATTTTGGTAGCACTCGTAGTTACACTTGTGTAACTGTTTTTTTAAATGGATGTGAAAACAAGAGCGGGGGCTCGTGCACGATGAAGGTTAGTCTCACGACCGCCCGCAAATTCTTATATTCGTCGTAGTTATGAAGACATACATATGATAA contains:
- a CDS encoding DUF6875 domain-containing protein, which gives rise to MNKEIWKDYSQPFGTIGPLMTVGEILEKNIDAGYNAYDEYANAALQKFARYASEFLSNPHPHLGRDGSVCPFVPEALTKGLLRVAASQAVAVDEIENDLARMLAVFSQMKPVKSFNDRTGDWIYKAIIIALPGIQDEGEIIRIGQLQKRLKPDFIQEGYMIGEFYPGCPEPGLHNRMFRPLDTTVPALAIRHITKYDAPFMLDSDKCLEAYFSIFGNEGRRRIRQLLERTA